Proteins encoded within one genomic window of Variovorax sp. OAS795:
- a CDS encoding transcriptional regulator → MPILRIPSIKAEMGHRSNASVYNAVRDGLLTKPIKIGQRAVGLPDYEVSAINAARIAGKSDAEIRELVHRLHAKRAELVTL, encoded by the coding sequence ATGCCGATTCTCAGAATCCCCTCCATCAAGGCAGAGATGGGGCACCGCTCAAACGCGAGCGTCTACAACGCCGTCCGCGACGGCTTGCTCACCAAGCCGATCAAAATTGGTCAACGGGCAGTGGGGCTGCCCGACTACGAGGTCTCGGCGATCAATGCCGCGCGCATCGCGGGCAAGTCCGATGCGGAGATTCGCGAGTTGGTGCATCGCCTGCACGCCAAGCGCGCTGAACTCGTGACGCTGTAG
- a CDS encoding integrase arm-type DNA-binding domain-containing protein: MLTDAQCRNATCPPDRRQARFSDSGGLYLQVSPAGSRRWFWKYRIAGAEKALALGRYPDVSLTAARRARDAARLQKAGGRDPVEARKMAKLKAKVVASDTFKATALEWFGKHESRWSTHYGIREKRNLEKDLFPLFAARRIGEIEPIELLAALRRVEERGALDVAHRVLMTARAVWRYAVATARAPRDITGDLKGALTPHKKRHFAAITDPVKLGELVRVIRAYQGGPIVRAALQLAPMLFQRPNELRGAAWSEIDLDKALWTVPAARMKRRKDGKEHGDPHLVPLPRQAIEILRNLHPITGHGAMVFPGERSHDRPISDNTLRAALLTLGYGPTVQTVHGFRATARTLLAEVLEVEPLVIEAQLAHAVKDANGRAYNRTQYAKHRADMMQKWADYLDKLAAGADVIPIGRAA; encoded by the coding sequence ATGTTGACCGACGCCCAATGCAGGAACGCAACATGCCCGCCAGACCGGAGGCAGGCGCGCTTCAGCGATTCCGGCGGCCTGTACCTGCAGGTCAGCCCGGCAGGATCGCGGCGCTGGTTCTGGAAGTACCGGATTGCCGGCGCCGAGAAAGCGCTGGCGCTGGGACGGTACCCCGACGTGAGCCTGACGGCGGCGCGCAGGGCTCGCGACGCCGCCAGGCTGCAAAAGGCCGGAGGCCGGGACCCGGTGGAGGCGCGCAAGATGGCCAAGCTGAAGGCCAAGGTGGTGGCGTCCGACACCTTCAAGGCCACCGCGCTGGAATGGTTCGGCAAGCATGAATCGCGCTGGAGCACCCACTACGGCATCCGCGAAAAACGCAACCTCGAGAAAGACCTGTTCCCGCTCTTCGCGGCGCGGCGTATCGGCGAGATCGAGCCGATCGAATTGCTGGCCGCGCTGCGCCGGGTGGAGGAGCGCGGTGCGCTCGACGTGGCTCACCGGGTGCTGATGACCGCACGCGCCGTCTGGCGCTACGCCGTGGCCACGGCGCGGGCACCGCGTGACATCACCGGCGACCTCAAGGGCGCGCTCACGCCGCACAAGAAGCGCCACTTCGCGGCAATTACCGACCCTGTGAAGCTGGGCGAGCTAGTTCGGGTGATCCGGGCCTATCAAGGTGGCCCGATCGTGCGCGCTGCGTTGCAACTCGCTCCGATGCTTTTTCAGCGCCCGAACGAACTGCGTGGCGCAGCATGGTCAGAAATTGATCTCGACAAGGCCTTGTGGACGGTGCCGGCGGCGCGCATGAAGCGGCGCAAGGACGGCAAGGAACACGGCGACCCGCACCTGGTTCCGCTGCCGCGGCAGGCCATCGAAATTCTCCGCAACCTGCACCCGATCACCGGGCATGGCGCCATGGTGTTCCCCGGCGAGCGGAGTCACGATCGGCCTATCAGCGACAACACCCTGCGGGCCGCGCTGCTGACCCTGGGCTACGGCCCCACCGTGCAGACCGTGCATGGCTTCCGTGCCACGGCGCGCACGCTGCTGGCCGAAGTGCTGGAGGTTGAACCGCTGGTGATCGAGGCTCAGTTGGCCCATGCCGTCAAGGACGCGAACGGCCGGGCCTACAACCGCACCCAGTACGCAAAGCATCGGGCCGACATGATGCAGAAGTGGGCGGACTACCTGGACAAGCTTGCGGCAGGTGCGGACGTGATACCGATTGGCCGCGCGGCATGA
- a CDS encoding glutathione binding-like protein — MPASPIEVYSWPTPNGHKIHIMLEECGLPYNARPINIGKGDQFAPDFLQISPNNKIPAITDPEGPDGKPISLFESGAILVYLAGKTGKLLPKSDRERYEVLQWLMFQMGGVGPMLGQAHHFRMYAPEKIGYAIERYSNEAKRLYGVIDKQLSKNKFIAGKTYSIADIAIFPWLRSWENQGITLTDYPHLKAWFDGIAARPAVQRGVKVLADLRQPITGDKEREILFGKTQYEKR, encoded by the coding sequence ATGCCCGCATCGCCCATCGAGGTCTACTCATGGCCCACCCCCAACGGCCACAAGATCCACATCATGCTGGAGGAGTGCGGCCTGCCGTACAACGCCCGGCCGATCAACATCGGCAAGGGTGACCAGTTCGCCCCCGACTTTCTGCAGATCAGCCCCAACAACAAGATTCCCGCCATCACCGACCCCGAAGGTCCGGACGGCAAGCCGATCTCGCTGTTCGAATCTGGCGCCATCCTCGTCTACCTGGCGGGCAAGACCGGCAAGCTGCTGCCCAAGAGCGACCGCGAACGCTACGAGGTTCTGCAGTGGCTCATGTTCCAGATGGGCGGTGTCGGACCGATGCTCGGGCAAGCGCATCACTTTCGCATGTATGCGCCCGAGAAGATCGGCTATGCGATCGAGCGCTACAGCAACGAGGCCAAGCGCCTTTACGGTGTGATCGACAAGCAGCTGTCGAAGAACAAATTCATCGCCGGCAAGACCTACTCGATCGCCGACATCGCGATCTTCCCGTGGCTGCGCAGCTGGGAGAACCAGGGCATCACCCTCACCGACTACCCGCACCTGAAGGCATGGTTCGACGGCATTGCCGCGCGGCCCGCCGTGCAGCGCGGCGTGAAAGTGCTGGCCGACCTGCGCCAGCCGATCACCGGCGACAAGGAGCGGGAGATCCTTTTCGGCAAGACTCAGTACGAGAAACGCTGA
- a CDS encoding FAD-dependent oxidoreductase — MATAASSNFDNRLHQTFPVLSDAEIARVAHFGTVQRFATGERLFTAGETSPGMFVLLKGVVAVTQRDGLGHVVPIVRQGPGEFLAEVGQLSGRPSLVDGHAEEEVEALIVPPAQLRALLVAEADLGERITRALILRRVALIESGASGPVLIGRPQSPDMARLENFLRRNGHPYHLVDAAEDPDAAALLQQYGTCKLLAVCPDGSVLVNPAEDALARCLGMVDTAEHNELYDVAVVGAGPAGLATAVYAASEGLRVIVLDCRAFGGQAGASARIENYLGFPTGISGQALAGRAFVQAQKFGVEMLIPAKVTSLDCSRDNAMGSLRIALADGRAINARTVVIASGARYRRPDVPRLSEFEGRGIWYWASAIEAKLCSQQEVALVGGGNSAGQAAVFLSRHAAKVNVLVRGPSLAASMSRYLIDRIEATPNIELHPHTQLVKLNGGSEQGLTGATWRCQETGLEHDCAARNIFLFVGAEPETSWLEGCSVSVDKHGFVRTGDAASAGFPARPATALESSVQGVFAVGDVRSGSVKRVGGAIGEGAAVVALIHQHLSSNSAVA; from the coding sequence ATGGCCACAGCCGCAAGCAGCAATTTCGACAACCGTCTGCACCAGACCTTTCCCGTTCTCAGCGACGCCGAGATCGCGCGCGTCGCGCACTTCGGAACCGTGCAGCGCTTTGCAACCGGGGAGCGGCTGTTCACCGCAGGGGAAACCAGCCCCGGCATGTTCGTCCTGCTCAAGGGCGTGGTGGCGGTCACGCAGCGCGACGGCCTGGGGCACGTGGTGCCGATCGTGCGGCAGGGCCCGGGCGAGTTCCTGGCCGAAGTGGGCCAGCTGAGCGGCCGCCCTTCGCTGGTCGATGGCCATGCCGAAGAAGAAGTCGAAGCGTTGATCGTGCCGCCCGCGCAGCTGCGCGCGCTGCTGGTGGCGGAGGCCGACCTTGGCGAGCGCATCACCCGCGCGCTGATCCTGCGGCGCGTGGCGCTGATCGAATCCGGCGCGAGCGGGCCGGTGCTGATCGGCCGGCCGCAGTCGCCCGACATGGCCCGGCTGGAGAACTTCCTGCGCCGCAACGGGCACCCCTATCACCTGGTGGACGCGGCCGAAGACCCGGACGCCGCCGCGCTGCTGCAGCAGTACGGCACCTGCAAGCTGCTGGCCGTGTGCCCCGACGGTTCGGTGCTGGTCAACCCGGCCGAGGATGCGCTCGCGCGCTGCCTGGGCATGGTCGACACCGCGGAGCACAACGAGCTGTACGACGTCGCGGTGGTCGGTGCTGGCCCTGCCGGCCTGGCAACCGCGGTGTACGCGGCCTCCGAGGGCCTGCGCGTGATCGTGCTCGACTGCCGCGCCTTCGGCGGCCAGGCCGGCGCGAGCGCGCGCATCGAGAACTACCTGGGCTTTCCCACCGGCATCTCGGGGCAGGCGCTGGCCGGGCGGGCCTTCGTGCAGGCGCAGAAGTTCGGCGTCGAGATGCTGATCCCCGCCAAGGTCACCTCGCTGGACTGCTCGCGCGACAACGCGATGGGCAGCCTGCGCATCGCGCTGGCCGACGGCCGCGCCATCAACGCGCGCACGGTGGTGATTGCGAGCGGCGCGCGCTACCGCCGTCCCGACGTGCCGAGGCTGTCCGAGTTCGAAGGCCGCGGCATCTGGTACTGGGCGTCGGCCATCGAAGCCAAGCTCTGCTCGCAGCAAGAGGTCGCGCTGGTCGGCGGAGGCAACTCGGCCGGCCAGGCGGCGGTGTTCTTGTCGCGCCATGCGGCCAAGGTCAATGTGCTGGTGCGCGGCCCGTCGCTCGCGGCCAGCATGTCGCGCTACCTGATCGATCGCATCGAGGCCACGCCCAACATCGAACTGCATCCGCACACCCAGTTGGTGAAGCTGAACGGCGGCTCCGAGCAAGGCCTCACGGGTGCGACCTGGCGCTGCCAGGAGACCGGCCTGGAGCACGACTGCGCGGCGCGCAACATCTTCCTTTTCGTCGGCGCCGAGCCCGAGACCAGCTGGCTCGAAGGCTGCAGCGTCTCGGTCGACAAGCACGGCTTCGTGCGGACCGGCGACGCGGCGAGCGCCGGTTTTCCGGCGCGGCCGGCCACGGCGCTGGAATCCAGCGTGCAGGGTGTGTTTGCGGTGGGCGATGTGCGCTCGGGCTCGGTCAAGCGCGTGGGCGGCGCCATCGGCGAAGGGGCCGCCGTGGTCGCGCTGATCCACCAGCACCTGTCGTCGAACTCGGCCGTGGCCTGA
- a CDS encoding GNAT family N-acyltransferase, producing the protein MKELPNPTFPLSQIGLRGALWPAPSGARTAQPQAPAAVPAPPVVDPRQGITVSWARHLDEVRAAQRLRHQVFVGEMGARVSTPLAGHDIDLFDDFCEHLLVREALTQQVIGTYRVLTPAQARRVGSTYSDTEFDLTRLRDLRERMVELGRSCVHPDHRQGGVILALWGALAGFMHRNKLDTMIGCASIPMSHNGVTCGDAAASIWRQLSASHMAPIQYQVQPRLPLPVERLDGALDVEPPALIKGYLRLGAKVLGAPAWDPDFNTADLPMLMRIDDLPARYRKHFLGA; encoded by the coding sequence ATGAAAGAACTGCCCAACCCGACATTCCCGCTGTCGCAGATCGGATTGCGAGGCGCCTTGTGGCCGGCGCCGTCGGGCGCACGCACCGCGCAGCCCCAGGCGCCTGCCGCCGTGCCGGCGCCGCCGGTCGTCGATCCCAGGCAGGGCATCACCGTGAGCTGGGCGCGCCACCTGGACGAAGTGCGCGCCGCCCAGCGCCTTCGGCACCAGGTGTTCGTCGGCGAGATGGGCGCGCGCGTGAGCACGCCCCTGGCGGGCCACGACATCGACCTGTTCGACGATTTCTGCGAGCACCTGCTGGTGCGCGAAGCACTGACGCAGCAGGTGATTGGTACTTACCGCGTACTCACGCCCGCACAGGCTCGTCGCGTCGGCAGCACCTACAGCGACACCGAGTTCGACCTGACCCGCCTGCGCGACCTGCGCGAGCGCATGGTCGAGCTGGGCCGCAGCTGCGTGCATCCGGACCATCGCCAGGGCGGCGTGATCCTCGCATTGTGGGGCGCGCTGGCCGGATTCATGCATCGCAACAAGCTCGACACCATGATCGGCTGCGCCAGCATTCCCATGTCGCACAACGGCGTGACCTGCGGCGACGCGGCGGCGAGCATCTGGCGCCAGCTGTCGGCCAGCCACATGGCGCCGATCCAGTACCAGGTCCAGCCGCGCCTGCCGCTGCCGGTCGAAAGGCTCGACGGCGCGCTCGACGTCGAGCCGCCGGCCCTCATCAAGGGGTACCTGCGCCTGGGCGCCAAGGTGCTGGGCGCGCCGGCCTGGGACCCGGACTTCAACACCGCGGACCTGCCGATGCTGATGCGCATCGACGACCTGCCGGCGCGCTACCGCAAGCACTTTCTCGGCGCATGA
- the ppk1 gene encoding polyphosphate kinase 1 — protein sequence MQSAHADRTLAGAASALTLLDRDHSILSFNERVLDWAHRREVPLVERLRYLCIVSSNLDEFFEVRAAPHLIASSAGDRKGSYTIESFERLSEAAHALVARQYTLYNDELMPTFAKHGIHIISHGERNAAQRKWVSEYFEREVRPLLIPVGLDPAHPFPQVANKSLNFIVRLGGKDAFGRENPIQIVKVPRVLPRVIRMPAKVSDGKTLFVALSSVVRAHLSGMFPGREVGDFSQFRVTRHSDLAVDEEDVKNLRTALRQGLQHRHYGQAVRLEVSASCAESLASFLLAQFNLPPQALYRVHGPVNLARLTQLIDLLEEPQLLFPPYAASYPVTLSPAQSFFERLQRGDVLIHQPFESFDGVLAFLREAVQDPQVLAIKQTIYRTGADSELMDLLREAVRRGKEVTVVVELKARFDEEANINWAEMLESIGAQVVYGVVGLKTHAKMLLVTRREGKQMRRYGHLSTGNYNPRTARLYTDISHLTADPLLTADMEAVFVHLASQSRLPKLNRMWLAPFDLHKNLVLQIDALGQAAAAGETTRIVAKMNALTDEQLVAALMRAGRCGVKIDLIVRGACTLPAQVPGLTDNIRVRSVIGRFLEHSRVFYFRNGEDESLYLSSADWMNRNMMRRIELAWPVTDPNLRQRLIDECLVAYLHDGRDAWDLGGDGIYTRVDRDTHPGEEGASRAVEAHGAQTALMNRYASRGLGPDASSN from the coding sequence ATGCAATCTGCCCACGCTGACCGGACGCTTGCGGGCGCGGCTTCGGCGCTCACGCTGCTCGACCGCGATCACAGCATCCTGTCCTTCAACGAGCGCGTGCTCGACTGGGCCCATCGCCGCGAGGTTCCGCTGGTCGAGCGTCTTCGCTACCTGTGCATCGTCTCGTCGAACCTGGACGAGTTCTTCGAGGTACGTGCCGCGCCGCACCTGATCGCCAGCAGTGCCGGCGACCGCAAGGGCAGCTACACCATCGAGTCGTTCGAGCGCCTGTCCGAGGCCGCCCACGCACTCGTGGCGCGCCAGTACACGCTCTACAACGACGAGCTGATGCCGACCTTTGCGAAACATGGCATCCACATCATTTCGCACGGCGAACGCAACGCGGCGCAGCGCAAGTGGGTCAGCGAATATTTCGAGCGCGAGGTGCGCCCGCTGCTGATCCCGGTGGGCCTTGATCCGGCACACCCGTTTCCGCAGGTGGCCAACAAGTCGCTCAACTTCATCGTGCGGCTCGGCGGCAAGGACGCCTTCGGGCGCGAGAACCCGATCCAGATCGTCAAGGTGCCCCGCGTGCTGCCGCGCGTGATCCGCATGCCGGCCAAGGTGTCCGATGGCAAGACGCTGTTCGTCGCGCTCTCGAGCGTGGTGCGCGCGCACCTGTCCGGCATGTTCCCGGGACGCGAGGTGGGGGACTTCTCGCAGTTCCGGGTCACGCGGCATTCGGACCTTGCCGTGGACGAGGAAGACGTCAAGAACCTGCGCACCGCATTGCGCCAGGGACTGCAGCACCGGCACTACGGGCAGGCGGTGCGGCTCGAGGTGTCGGCCAGCTGTGCCGAGTCGCTCGCGAGCTTCCTGCTGGCGCAGTTCAACCTTCCCCCGCAGGCGCTCTACCGCGTGCACGGCCCGGTCAATCTTGCGCGCCTGACGCAGCTGATCGACCTGCTGGAAGAACCGCAGCTGCTGTTTCCGCCATATGCCGCCTCGTACCCCGTCACGCTGTCGCCGGCGCAGTCGTTCTTCGAGCGGCTGCAGCGCGGCGACGTGCTGATCCACCAGCCCTTCGAGAGCTTCGATGGCGTGCTCGCGTTCCTGCGCGAAGCCGTGCAGGACCCGCAGGTGCTGGCCATCAAGCAGACCATCTACCGCACCGGCGCCGATTCGGAGCTGATGGACCTGCTGCGCGAGGCCGTGCGCCGCGGCAAGGAAGTGACGGTGGTGGTGGAGCTCAAGGCCCGCTTCGACGAAGAGGCCAACATCAACTGGGCCGAAATGCTCGAGTCGATCGGCGCGCAGGTGGTGTATGGCGTCGTCGGCCTGAAGACCCACGCCAAGATGCTGCTGGTGACGCGCCGCGAAGGCAAGCAGATGCGCCGCTACGGCCATCTGTCCACCGGCAACTACAACCCGCGCACCGCCAGGCTCTACACCGACATCAGCCACCTGACGGCCGACCCGCTGCTGACGGCCGACATGGAAGCGGTGTTCGTCCACCTTGCAAGCCAGAGCCGGCTGCCCAAGCTCAACCGCATGTGGCTCGCGCCCTTCGACCTGCACAAGAACCTGGTCCTGCAGATCGACGCGCTGGGCCAGGCCGCCGCCGCAGGCGAGACCACGCGCATCGTCGCCAAGATGAATGCGCTGACGGACGAGCAGCTGGTCGCCGCGCTCATGCGCGCGGGCCGGTGCGGCGTGAAGATCGACCTCATCGTGCGCGGTGCGTGCACCTTGCCGGCGCAGGTGCCGGGGCTGACCGACAACATCCGCGTGCGCTCGGTGATCGGGCGGTTTCTCGAGCATTCGCGGGTGTTCTATTTCCGCAATGGCGAGGACGAGTCGCTCTATCTTTCCAGCGCCGACTGGATGAACCGCAACATGATGCGGCGCATCGAGCTCGCCTGGCCGGTGACCGATCCCAATCTTCGCCAGCGGCTCATCGACGAGTGCCTGGTGGCTTACCTGCACGATGGCCGCGATGCCTGGGACCTGGGA